A window of the Synchiropus splendidus isolate RoL2022-P1 chromosome 6, RoL_Sspl_1.0, whole genome shotgun sequence genome harbors these coding sequences:
- the smarcc2 gene encoding SWI/SNF complex subunit SMARCC2 isoform X1, which yields MAVRKKDGGPNVKYFEASDTVSQFDNVRVWLGKNYKKYIQAEPPTNKSLSSLVVQLLQFQEEVFGRHVSNPPLTKLPMKCFLDFKAGGALCHILAAAYKFKSDQGWRRFDFQNPSRMDRNVEMFMTIEKSLVQNNCLTRPVIYLSSEIEPKLLGKLKDIIKRHQGSVTEDKTSSSHVVVPIPSSLEEEEWVRPVMKRDKQVLLHWGYFPDSYDTWIPASEVEAAVEDPPSPEKPRKVHAKWILDLDQYNEWMNEEDYEVGEGCPKRKRISAKTLTDEVTTPDERRDKKPANAKKRKRSPSPSPTPPPQESKKKNTKKGPTTPYTKSKRGQREEEQEDLSKDLDEASPVPASEEGNPAKTNNTKKESDSTPVKGGTDIDEQEDESMEVAGKEEEEGSPSVKGEPVKTSDLHEDNVTEQTHHIIIPSYAAWFDYNSVHAIERRALPEFFNGKNKSKTPEIYLAYRNFMIDTYRLNPQEYLTSTACRRNLAGDVCAIMRVHAFLEQWGLINYQVDSESRPTPMGPPPTSHFHVLADTPSSLVPLQPKASQTPGSQPMMPFPDKVKDKPADLQNFGLRTDMYSKKTGSTKSKNAASSMRDWTEQETLLLLEGLEMYKDDWNKVSEHVGSRTQDECILHFLRLPIEDPYLEDTSSTLGPLAYQPVPFSQAGNPVMSTVAFLASVVDPRVASAAAKSALEEFSRMKEEVPAALVEAHVRRVEEAARVSGRHDPLYGLEGSGIAGTGLEDGERPEESSEEAKNDSQAGEEKEAKESKEAAVEEEEKQTENGKKEEERGRDSEGEKDAEKPESETGMEHGEGEKEKDGKEESAEGQREADNDGERKAKVEREVGEGNLATAAASALAAAAVKAKHLAAVEERKIKSLVALLVETQMKKLEIKLRHFEELETIMDREREALEYQRQQLLADRQSFHMEQLKYAEMRARQQHFQQIQHQQHSQAGGAHASQASSGHALQGPSAGQQVQSTPAPQPAPSPAPPTSAAAAADSQPPAGAHASPPGHAPPAHSGASSAHHEPSSGDSLHPSAAAPAPQ from the exons ATGGCGGTGCGGAAGAAAGACGGCGGCCCGAATGTAAAATATTTCGAAGCGTCTGATACCGTCTCTCAGTTTGATAATGTGCGCGTCTGGCTGGGGAAGAATTACAAAAAG TACATTCAGGCTGAGCCTCCCACCAACAAGTCTCTGTCCAGCCTTGTGGTGCAGCTGCTCCAGTTCCAAGAGGAAGTGTTCGGTCGCCATGTCAGCAATCCCCCTCTCACAAAACTGCCG ATGAAGTGCTTCCTGGACTTCAaagcagggggcgctctctgCCATATTCTGGCTGCTGCCTACAAGTTCAAGAGCGACCAGGGATG GCGCAGGTTTGACTTCCAGAATCCGTCTAGGATGGACAGGAATGTTGAAATGTTCATGACGATCGAGAAATCGCTGGTGCAG AACAACTGCCTGACAAGACCAGTCATCTACCTGAGCTCTGAAATTGAGCCGAAACTTCTGGGGAAGCTGAAAGACATCATTAAAAGACACCAG GGTTCTGTCACGGAGGACAAGACCTCCAGCTCCCACGTGGTGGTTCCCATCCCCAGCAGCCTGGAGGAAG AGGAGTGGGTGCGTCCAGTCATGAAGAGAGATAAACAAGTGCTGCTCCACTGGGGATATTTTCCTGACAG TTACGACACTTGGATCCCTGCCAGTGAggtggaggcagcagtggaggaTCCGCCAAGTCCAGAGAAACCCAGAAAG GTCCATGCTAAGTGGATTTTAGACCTGGACCAGTataatgaatggatgaatgaggaAGACTATGAAGTGGGAGAGGGCTGCCCAAAGAGGAAGAGGATATCAGCCAAGACACTGACAGATGAGGTGACCACACCAGACGAGAGGAGGGATAAGAAGCCTGCGAACGCCAAGAAGAGGAAGCGCTCCCCTTCACCGTCTCCCACTCCTCCGCCTCAGGagagcaagaagaagaacacCAAAAAAGG GCCGACCACCCCGTACACCAAGTCCAAACGCggtcagagggaagaggagcaaGAAGATCTCAGTAAGGATTTGGATGAAGCGTCCCCTGTCCCGGCTTCTGAAGAGGGGAACCCAGCCAAAACAA ATAACACGAAGAAGGAGTCTGATTCGACGCCGGTGAAGGGAGGAACAGACATAG ACGAACAAGAGGACGAGTCCATGGAGGTGGCTGGGAAG gaggaggaagaaggttcCCCGAGTGTGAAGGGCGAACCGGTGAAGACTTCTGACCTTCATGAGGACAACGTGACGGAGCAAACTCACCACATCATCATCCCGAGCTACGCCGCATGGTTTGACTACAACAG TGTTCACGCCATCGAGCGCCGGGCCCTGCCAGAATTCTTCAATGGCAAGAACAAATCCAAAACGCCCGAGAT ATACCTGGCGTACAGGAACTTCATGATTGACACCTACAGATTAAACCCTCAAGAGTATCTGACCTCCACTGCCTGCCGCAGGAATCTGGCAGGAGACGTGTGCGCCATCATGAG AGTCCACGCCTTCCTGGAGCAGTGGGGTCTGATCAACTACCAGGTGGACTCAGAGAGCCGGCCGACGCCGATGGGCCCTCCACCCACCTCCCACTTCCACGTCCTGGCAGACACTCCTTCCAGTCTGGTGCCGCTGCAGCCCAAAGCATCGCAG ACGCCGGGCAGCCAGCCCATGATGCCCTTCCCTGATAAAGTCAAAGACAAGCCAGCAGATCTGCAGAACTTTGGCCTGAGGACGGACATGTACAGCAAGAAAACCGGCTCCACGAAG AGCAAGAACGCAGCAAGTTCCATGAGAGACTGGACGGAACAGGAGACGCTTCTACTGCTGGAG GGCTTGGAGATGTACAAGGACGACTGGAACAAAGTGTCGGAGCACGTGGGCAGTCGCACGCAGGATGAGTGCATTCTTCACTTCTTGCGGCTGCCCATTGAAGACCCCTACCTAGAAGATACCTCCTCCACTCTGGGGCCGCTGGCCTACCAGCCGGTACCGTTCAGTCAAGCAGGGAACCCCGTCATGAGCACCGTCGCGTTCCTGGCCTCGGTCGTGGACCCGCGCGTGGCCTCAGCCGCGGCCAAGTCTGCCCTGG AGGAGTTCTccaggatgaaggaggaggttcCTGCAGCTCTGGTGGAGGCTCACGTGCGGCGGGTGGAGGAGGCGGCCAGGGTCAGCGGACGACACGATCCACTCTATGGGCTGGAGGGAAGTGGCATCGCCGGGACTGGTCTGGAGGACGGAGAACGACCAG AAGAAAGCAGCGAGGAAGCGAAGAACGACAGTCAGGCCGGCGAGGAGAAGGAGGCGAAG GAGAGCAAAGAAGCAgccgtggaagaggaggagaagcagacggAGAACgggaagaaagaagaggagcgAGGAAGAGACTCGGAAGGGGAGAAGGACGCAGAAAAACCAGAGTCAGAGACGGGTATGGAGCACG GTGAAGGGGAGAAGGAGAAAGATGGGAAAGAGGAGTCCGCAGAAGGACAGAGGGAGGCCGACAACGACGGAGAACGAAAGGCAAAGGTGGAGCGTGAGGTGGGAGAGGGCAACCTGGCCACCGCCGCCGCGTCCGCACTCGCTGCTGCCGCCGTCAAAGCCAAG CATCTGGCTGCTGTGGAGGAGCGGAAGATCAAGTCTCTGGTGGCTCTGCTGGTGGAAACACAGATGAAGAAACTGGAGATCAAACTGCGACACTTTGAAGAACTGGAAACCATCATGGACCGGGAGAGGGAAGCT CTGGAGTACCAGCGACAGCAGCTGCTGGCCGACCGTCAGTCATTCCACATGGAGCAGCTCAAGTACGCCGAGATGCGAGCTCGCCAGCAGCACTTCCAGCAGatccagcaccagcagcacagCCAGGCAGGGGGCGCTCACGCCAGCCAGGCTTCTTCAGGCCACGCCCTCCAGGGCCCCTCCGCAGGTCAGCAAGTTCAGTCCACACCAGCACCGCAGCCGGCCCCGAGTCCCGCTCCCCCAACCTCAGCCGCCGCAGCCGCGGACTCCCAACCACCAGCGGGGGCCCACGCCTCCCCCCCGGGCCACGCCCCCCCTGCCCACTCTGGTGCCAGTTCAGCTCACCACG AGCCCAGCTCCGGGGACTCGCTGCACCCGTCGGCTGCAGCTCCAGCGCCACAGTGA